The Pseudomonas sp. G2-4 genome window below encodes:
- the madM gene encoding malonate transporter subunit MadM: MYESMMKVITGYGLISGFAIVGITMWVSYWISDTFTKGRLHGSAIAILLGLVLSYIGGAMTGGQKGVVDIPLLSGIGLLGGAMLRDFAIVATAFGVSVEELKRAGFVGVLALFVGVGTSFIAGVGVAMAFGYTDAVSLTTIGAGAVTYIVGPVTGAAIGASSEVMALSIAAGLIKAILVMVATPFVAPLIGLNNPRSAVIFGGLMGTSSGVAGGLAATDPKLVPYGCLTAAFYTALGCLLGPSLLYLIMRGLMG, encoded by the coding sequence ATGTACGAATCAATGATGAAAGTGATCACCGGCTACGGCCTGATCAGTGGTTTTGCGATTGTCGGCATCACCATGTGGGTGTCGTACTGGATCAGCGACACCTTCACCAAAGGTCGCCTGCACGGCTCGGCCATCGCGATCCTGCTGGGGCTGGTGCTGTCGTACATCGGCGGTGCGATGACCGGTGGGCAGAAGGGTGTGGTGGACATTCCATTGCTGTCCGGGATTGGTTTGCTCGGTGGCGCCATGCTGCGGGACTTTGCCATTGTCGCCACGGCGTTTGGCGTGAGTGTCGAGGAACTCAAACGCGCCGGATTCGTCGGGGTGTTGGCACTGTTTGTTGGGGTAGGTACGTCGTTCATTGCTGGCGTCGGGGTGGCGATGGCCTTCGGTTACACCGATGCAGTGAGCCTGACCACCATCGGTGCCGGGGCAGTGACCTACATCGTCGGGCCGGTCACTGGCGCGGCGATTGGCGCCAGTTCGGAGGTGATGGCGTTGTCCATTGCCGCGGGGTTGATCAAGGCGATCCTGGTGATGGTGGCAACGCCTTTCGTGGCACCGCTGATCGGCCTCAATAATCCCCGCAGCGCAGTGATTTTCGGTGGCTTGATGGGCACCTCCAGCGGCGTCGCCGGTGGCCTGGCGGCCACCGATCCGAAGCTGGTGCCGTACGGCTGCCTGACGGCGGCGTTTTATACGGCGCTGGGGTGTTTGCTCGGGCCTTCGTTGTTGTATCTGATCATGCGGGGGTTGATGGGGTAG
- the madL gene encoding malonate transporter subunit MadL, with product MIIYGVAFLAFCTLAGIFIGELLGKLIGVPANVGGVGIAMLLLIGLGSYLGKRGLFKGKSEAGVEFWSAIYIPIVVAMAAQQNVYGALKGGPMAILAGTLAVVIAFALVPVLVRIGNKTPDENVSAKTVG from the coding sequence ATGATTATTTACGGTGTGGCGTTTCTGGCCTTTTGTACCCTGGCGGGTATTTTCATTGGCGAGCTGCTGGGCAAATTGATCGGCGTGCCGGCCAACGTCGGTGGCGTCGGCATTGCGATGCTGCTGTTGATCGGCTTGGGCAGTTACCTGGGCAAGCGTGGCCTGTTCAAGGGCAAGTCCGAGGCCGGTGTGGAATTCTGGAGTGCGATCTACATTCCTATCGTGGTGGCCATGGCCGCACAGCAAAACGTCTACGGTGCGCTCAAGGGCGGGCCGATGGCGATCCTGGCCGGCACCCTGGCGGTGGTGATTGCCTTCGCGTTGGTGCCGGTGCTGGTACGCATTGGTAACAAGACGCCCGACGAAAATGTCTCCGCGAAGACGGTGGGGTGA
- the mdcH gene encoding malonate decarboxylase subunit epsilon: protein MSSLLVFPGQGAQRAGMLHGLAAQILKEASDVLGEDALQLDSADALQSTRAVQLCLLIAGVAASRRLLEEAPAPDYVAGLSIGAYPAAVVAGALGFDDALRLVSLRGELMQQAYPQGYGMTAIIGLDLAAVEALLARVHSDRTPVYLANINADNQVVIAGSDEAMNNVAKQARSLGAGKACRLAVSVPSHCPLLETPARALAQAFTDVSMKTPRLGYLSGSRARPVTNIEALRDDLAFNMCRVVDWRGTVQSAYERGVRLQIELPPGAVLTGLARRVFEQGTVMAVDGARLDTLQALLREEGSRQP from the coding sequence GTGAGCAGCCTCCTGGTGTTTCCCGGCCAGGGTGCGCAACGGGCAGGCATGCTCCATGGCCTGGCGGCGCAGATCCTGAAGGAGGCGAGTGACGTACTCGGTGAGGACGCGCTGCAACTGGACAGCGCCGACGCGCTGCAATCGACCCGCGCCGTGCAGCTGTGCCTGTTGATCGCTGGCGTGGCGGCGTCCCGTCGCTTGCTGGAAGAGGCACCAGCACCGGACTACGTGGCGGGACTGTCCATCGGGGCGTATCCAGCGGCGGTGGTGGCTGGTGCGCTGGGGTTTGACGATGCGTTGCGACTCGTTAGCCTGCGGGGCGAGTTGATGCAACAGGCGTATCCGCAAGGCTACGGCATGACTGCGATCATCGGCCTGGACCTCGCGGCAGTGGAGGCTTTGCTGGCGCGGGTGCACAGCGACAGGACACCGGTCTACCTGGCCAACATCAACGCAGATAATCAGGTGGTCATCGCGGGCAGTGATGAGGCAATGAACAATGTTGCCAAACAAGCGCGAAGCCTGGGTGCCGGGAAGGCCTGTCGGCTGGCGGTCAGCGTGCCGTCCCATTGCCCGTTGCTGGAGACACCGGCCCGGGCATTGGCGCAAGCCTTTACCGACGTGTCGATGAAAACCCCGCGGTTGGGTTATCTCAGCGGCAGCCGCGCCCGGCCCGTGACGAATATCGAGGCCTTGCGCGACGACCTGGCGTTCAACATGTGCCGCGTCGTCGATTGGCGCGGCACGGTGCAAAGCGCGTACGAGCGTGGCGTGCGGCTACAGATCGAACTGCCACCCGGAGCGGTACTCACCGGGCTGGCGCGCCGGGTATTCGAGCAGGGCACGGTCATGGCTGTCGACGGTGCCCGGCTCGACACTTTGCAGGCGCTACTGCGTGAGGAGGGAAGCCGCCAACCCTAG
- a CDS encoding malonate decarboxylase holo-ACP synthase yields the protein MVNHLMAHDLLWGMTPQRLPVEAPGWAVEALSLGQPVVVRRAMTAVGHVAVGVRGASREQRYATSMPVVAIQRRVRPEDLCQVELSRDLPALQALAQLRPLLDAGGWTWGVSGSAGFELASGIEALHEHSDLDLILRTPQPLERSRARDLLAQLDDSVCTVDMQLQTPRGAVALREWAGSSCRVLLKDDVQARLVIDPWRPSLEQVA from the coding sequence GTGGTGAATCACCTCATGGCCCACGATCTGCTCTGGGGGATGACCCCGCAGCGGTTACCTGTGGAAGCGCCGGGCTGGGCTGTTGAAGCCCTGAGCCTCGGGCAACCGGTGGTGGTGCGAAGGGCGATGACCGCTGTGGGGCACGTCGCGGTGGGTGTGCGAGGTGCGTCGCGGGAGCAACGCTACGCCACGTCGATGCCGGTGGTCGCCATCCAGCGTCGGGTGCGGCCGGAGGACCTGTGCCAGGTCGAGCTCAGCCGCGACCTGCCAGCGCTGCAGGCGCTGGCGCAGTTGCGGCCGCTGCTCGACGCCGGCGGCTGGACCTGGGGTGTGAGCGGCAGTGCCGGGTTCGAACTCGCCAGTGGCATCGAGGCGCTGCATGAGCACAGTGACCTGGACCTGATCCTGCGCACGCCGCAACCGTTGGAGCGTTCTCGGGCCAGGGATTTGCTGGCGCAACTGGACGACTCGGTATGCACCGTGGACATGCAGTTGCAAACGCCTCGCGGTGCCGTCGCCCTGCGAGAATGGGCCGGATCGTCGTGCCGAGTCTTGCTCAAGGATGACGTTCAGGCGCGGCTGGTGATCGATCCCTGGCGGCCGTCGCTGGAGCAGGTCGCGTGA
- the mdcE gene encoding biotin-independent malonate decarboxylase subunit gamma, which produces MSSYSLRGLRWFEALSGGAKPLEGLPASLKVADVTLGEQNVRLLAVVADPDSRFPRARNGEVGLLEGWGLAKAVDAVIDADRDAPHKRALIAIVDVPSQAYGRREEALGIHQALAGAADSYARARLAGHPVIGLLVGKAMSGAFLAHGYQANRLIALRDPGVMVHAMGKASAARVTLRSVEELEALAASVPPMAYDIDSFASLGLLWETLSVEQIEQPTAADLARVTDCLKQAINAAAAAPRDLSSRLGAPHRAASSTVRQLLSAQW; this is translated from the coding sequence ATGAGCTCGTATTCATTGAGAGGCTTGCGCTGGTTCGAGGCCTTGAGTGGCGGCGCCAAACCGTTGGAAGGATTGCCGGCTTCGTTGAAAGTCGCCGATGTCACGCTGGGCGAGCAAAACGTGCGCCTGCTGGCGGTAGTGGCGGATCCCGACAGTCGCTTTCCCCGTGCTCGCAATGGCGAAGTCGGTTTGCTGGAAGGCTGGGGCCTGGCCAAAGCCGTGGATGCTGTCATCGATGCCGACCGTGATGCGCCCCACAAGCGAGCGCTGATCGCCATTGTCGATGTGCCGAGCCAAGCCTATGGCCGGCGCGAAGAAGCCCTCGGCATTCATCAGGCGTTGGCCGGAGCGGCGGACAGCTATGCCCGTGCGCGGCTGGCCGGGCATCCGGTGATTGGCTTGTTGGTGGGCAAGGCGATGTCCGGGGCGTTCCTGGCCCACGGCTACCAGGCCAACCGGCTGATTGCGCTGCGCGATCCTGGGGTGATGGTCCACGCCATGGGCAAGGCCTCAGCGGCGCGGGTGACCCTGCGCAGCGTCGAAGAGCTTGAAGCCCTGGCTGCCAGCGTGCCGCCGATGGCCTATGACATCGACAGCTTTGCCAGCCTCGGTTTGCTATGGGAAACCTTGTCCGTCGAGCAGATCGAACAACCGACGGCGGCTGATCTGGCGCGGGTCACCGATTGCCTGAAACAGGCGATCAATGCCGCTGCGGCTGCGCCTCGAGACTTGAGCAGTCGTCTGGGCGCGCCCCATCGGGCGGCCTCCAGCACGGTTCGCCAGTTGCTGAGCGCGCAGTGGTGA
- a CDS encoding biotin-independent malonate decarboxylase subunit beta has protein sequence MTDSAALLNKHSFVELGARERAKALLDDGTFRELLDPFHRIMSPWLLRQGVVPQSDDGVVIAKGSVDGLPVVIAAIEGAFQGGSLGEVGGAKIAGALELAAEDNRKGIPTRAVLLLETGGVRLQEANLGLAAIAEIHSAIVDLRQYQPVVGVVAGSVGCFGGMSIAAGLCSYLLVTQEARLGLNGPQVIEQEAGIDEYDSRDRPFIWSLTGGEQRFATGLVDRYVADDVARIRQQVSQLLHLGVPAEHRSGQAELFLQRLARLDTDVQIEPAAVRQLYQGERP, from the coding sequence ATGACTGACAGTGCAGCGTTGCTCAACAAGCACAGCTTCGTCGAACTCGGTGCCCGGGAACGGGCGAAAGCCTTGCTCGATGACGGTACGTTCCGCGAGCTGCTCGATCCCTTCCATCGAATCATGTCGCCCTGGCTGCTGCGCCAGGGTGTGGTGCCGCAAAGCGACGACGGCGTGGTGATCGCCAAGGGCAGCGTCGATGGCCTGCCGGTGGTGATCGCTGCCATCGAAGGCGCGTTCCAGGGCGGCAGTCTCGGAGAAGTCGGCGGGGCGAAGATTGCTGGTGCGCTGGAGCTGGCCGCCGAGGACAACCGCAAAGGCATCCCCACCCGTGCCGTGTTGCTGCTGGAAACCGGCGGCGTGCGTTTGCAGGAAGCCAACCTTGGGCTGGCGGCGATTGCCGAGATTCATTCGGCGATTGTCGACCTGCGCCAATACCAGCCGGTGGTCGGTGTGGTGGCCGGTAGCGTTGGCTGCTTTGGCGGCATGTCCATCGCCGCCGGGCTGTGCAGTTATCTGTTGGTGACCCAGGAAGCCCGGCTGGGCCTGAACGGCCCGCAAGTGATCGAGCAGGAGGCCGGGATCGACGAATACGACTCCCGCGACCGGCCGTTCATCTGGAGCCTGACTGGCGGCGAACAACGTTTCGCCACCGGGCTGGTGGACCGTTACGTCGCCGATGATGTGGCGCGGATCCGCCAACAGGTCAGCCAATTGCTGCACCTGGGCGTTCCCGCCGAACACCGCAGCGGCCAGGCCGAGCTGTTCCTGCAACGCTTGGCGCGGTTGGACACTGACGTGCAAATCGAACCGGCAGCGGTTCGCCAGCTGTATCAGGGAGAACGCCCATGA
- a CDS encoding malonate decarboxylase subunit delta, translating into METLSFEFPAGQPPRGRALVGCVGSGDLEVLIEPGLAGKLTIQVQTSVNGSQQRWEHLFARMFDGQTPPALAIDIHDFGATPGVVRLRLEQGFEEIGHD; encoded by the coding sequence ATGGAAACCTTATCCTTTGAATTCCCCGCCGGGCAGCCGCCACGGGGCCGGGCGCTGGTGGGCTGCGTCGGCTCGGGCGACCTGGAAGTGCTGATCGAACCCGGGTTGGCGGGCAAGCTGACCATCCAGGTGCAGACCTCGGTCAATGGTAGCCAACAACGTTGGGAGCATCTGTTTGCGCGGATGTTCGACGGCCAGACGCCGCCGGCCCTGGCGATCGACATCCACGACTTCGGTGCCACTCCCGGCGTGGTGCGTTTGCGCCTGGAACAAGGCTTCGAGGAGATCGGCCATGACTGA
- a CDS encoding triphosphoribosyl-dephospho-CoA synthase, with product MHAFNLQPEKLSLAERLADMAVDALIDEADLSPKPALVDRRGSGAHTDLHLGLMHASALSLWPAFKEMAEVALDCGEIGLPLREALGRIGREGEAAMLITTGGVNTHRGAIWALGLLVAAAALEPESSAPGSVTLRAARLALLNDRYAPKPLSHGAQVTQRYGVRGAREEAQLAFPAVTGLGLPQLKRSRVAGVGEQNARLDALLAIMTTLADTCVLYRAGEPGLQAMQQGAKAVLDAGGSASLGGRRQLHALDQQLIALNASPGGAADLLAACLFLDRIERGDGLFPGAC from the coding sequence ATGCACGCTTTCAACCTGCAACCTGAAAAACTCTCTTTGGCCGAGCGCTTGGCCGATATGGCGGTGGACGCGCTGATCGACGAAGCCGACCTGTCGCCAAAACCTGCCCTGGTAGACCGACGCGGCAGCGGCGCCCATACCGATTTGCACCTGGGCCTGATGCATGCCTCGGCGCTGTCGTTGTGGCCCGCGTTCAAGGAAATGGCCGAAGTCGCCCTCGACTGCGGCGAAATTGGCCTGCCATTGCGCGAAGCCCTCGGACGGATTGGCCGTGAGGGTGAAGCGGCGATGCTCATCACCACGGGCGGCGTGAACACTCATCGTGGCGCGATCTGGGCCTTGGGCTTGCTCGTGGCTGCAGCGGCGCTGGAACCTGAGTCCAGTGCTCCAGGCTCAGTCACCCTGAGGGCCGCTCGCCTGGCCTTGCTCAACGACCGCTACGCGCCGAAACCCTTGAGCCATGGCGCCCAGGTGACCCAACGCTACGGCGTACGCGGTGCCCGGGAAGAGGCGCAATTGGCGTTCCCGGCGGTGACCGGCCTTGGCCTGCCGCAGCTCAAGCGCAGTCGCGTGGCGGGGGTGGGGGAGCAGAACGCTCGGCTCGATGCCTTGCTGGCGATCATGACCACCCTGGCCGACACCTGCGTGCTCTACCGCGCTGGCGAACCGGGTTTGCAGGCCATGCAACAGGGCGCCAAAGCGGTGCTCGATGCCGGCGGCAGTGCCAGCCTGGGCGGACGTCGCCAGTTGCACGCGCTGGACCAACAACTGATTGCCTTGAACGCCTCGCCCGGCGGCGCCGCCGACCTGCTCGCCGCCTGCCTGTTTCTCGACCGCATAGAACGCGGCGATGGCCTCTTCCCTGGAGCGTGCTGA
- the mdcA gene encoding malonate decarboxylase subunit alpha produces MTTTISPDSRWTRRRSEKQRRLELVKGLADGVVLPTDKIVAALEALILPGDRVVLEGNNQKQADFLSRSLAKVDPSKLHDLHMIMPSVGRSEHLDLFERGIARKLDFSFAGTQSLRISQLLEDGLLEIGAIHTYIELYARLVVDLIPNVVLSAGFMADRAGNIYTGPSTEDTPALIEPAAFSDGIVIVQVNQLVDDVSDLPRVDIPASWVDFVVVADKPFYIEPLFTRDPRHIKPVHVLMAMMAIRGIYEKHNVQSLNHGIGFNTAAIELILPTYGESLGLKGKICRNWTLNPHPTLIPAIESGWVESVHCFGTELGMENYIAARPDVFFTGRDGSLRSNRMVCQLAGQYAVDLFIGATLQVDGDGHSSTVTRGRLAGFGGAPNMGHDPRGRRHGTPAWLDMRHGDGEAPLLERGKKLVVQMVETFQEGGKPTFVDTLDAVEVAKKAGMPLAPIMIYGDDVTHLLTEEGIAYLYKARSLEERQAMIAAVAGVTAIGLRHNPKDTARMRREGLIALPEDLGIRRTDATRELLAAKSVADLVEWSGGLYNPPAKFRSW; encoded by the coding sequence ATGACAACAACAATATCCCCCGACTCGCGCTGGACGCGGCGGCGCAGCGAAAAGCAGCGGCGTCTCGAGCTGGTGAAGGGGCTTGCCGACGGTGTGGTGTTGCCCACCGACAAGATCGTCGCGGCGCTGGAAGCGTTGATCCTGCCCGGCGACCGCGTGGTGCTGGAGGGCAATAACCAGAAGCAGGCGGACTTTCTGTCGCGCTCGCTGGCGAAAGTCGATCCTTCGAAGTTGCACGATTTGCACATGATCATGCCCAGTGTCGGCCGGTCCGAGCACCTGGACCTGTTCGAACGCGGCATCGCCCGCAAGCTGGATTTTTCCTTCGCCGGCACCCAGAGCCTGCGCATCAGCCAATTGCTGGAAGATGGCCTGCTGGAAATCGGCGCGATCCACACCTACATCGAGCTCTACGCCCGACTGGTGGTGGACCTGATTCCCAACGTGGTGCTCTCGGCCGGTTTCATGGCCGACCGTGCCGGCAACATCTACACCGGCCCCAGCACCGAAGACACGCCGGCGCTGATCGAGCCGGCGGCGTTCAGCGACGGGATTGTCATTGTCCAGGTCAACCAGTTGGTGGACGACGTCAGCGACCTGCCGCGAGTCGACATCCCGGCGTCCTGGGTCGATTTCGTGGTGGTGGCCGACAAGCCGTTCTACATCGAACCGCTGTTCACCCGCGACCCGCGCCACATCAAGCCGGTGCACGTGCTGATGGCGATGATGGCGATCCGTGGGATCTACGAAAAACACAACGTCCAGTCCCTCAACCACGGCATCGGTTTCAACACCGCGGCCATCGAACTGATCCTGCCGACCTACGGCGAATCCCTCGGTTTGAAGGGCAAGATCTGCCGTAACTGGACCCTCAATCCTCACCCGACCTTGATCCCGGCCATTGAAAGCGGCTGGGTTGAAAGCGTGCATTGTTTTGGCACTGAGTTGGGCATGGAAAACTACATTGCTGCCCGTCCTGACGTGTTTTTCACCGGACGCGATGGCTCGTTGCGTTCCAACCGCATGGTTTGCCAATTGGCCGGACAGTACGCGGTGGACCTGTTCATCGGCGCCACCCTGCAAGTGGACGGCGACGGCCATTCCTCTACGGTGACCCGTGGCCGACTGGCCGGTTTCGGCGGTGCGCCGAACATGGGCCACGATCCGCGTGGTCGCCGTCACGGCACGCCGGCCTGGCTCGACATGCGCCACGGCGACGGCGAGGCACCGCTGCTCGAGCGCGGCAAGAAACTGGTGGTGCAGATGGTCGAGACGTTCCAGGAGGGCGGCAAACCGACCTTCGTCGACACCCTCGATGCGGTGGAGGTGGCGAAAAAAGCCGGCATGCCCCTGGCGCCGATCATGATCTACGGCGACGACGTCACCCATTTGCTCACCGAGGAAGGCATCGCCTACCTGTACAAGGCCCGTTCCCTGGAAGAGCGCCAGGCGATGATCGCGGCCGTGGCCGGGGTCACTGCCATCGGCTTGCGCCACAACCCGAAAGACACCGCCCGCATGCGTCGCGAAGGGTTGATCGCCTTGCCCGAAGACCTCGGCATCCGCCGGACCGACGCTACCCGCGAGCTGCTGGCGGCCAAGAGCGTGGCCGATCTGGTGGAGTGGTCCGGGGGCCTCTACAACCCGCCCGCCAAGTTCAGGAGTTGGTAA
- a CDS encoding nucleotidyltransferase domain-containing protein has translation MNHLSLSDALFTATQQRVLGLLFGKPDQSFYANEIARWAQVGKGSLMRELERLQNSGILMMTRQGNQTHYQANVHCPIYAELLGIVQKTMGIAEPLRQALEPFSKQLSWAFVYGSIAKGQANASSDIDLMLIGEGLHYSEVMERLMPLEEQLGRPLNPTLYTPQDWAAKFAAGNSFVVRVARQDKINLLGEDPLESKDGQAGKLGEPVT, from the coding sequence ATGAATCACCTCTCTCTAAGCGATGCCTTGTTTACGGCCACCCAACAACGGGTCCTGGGCCTGTTGTTCGGTAAACCGGATCAAAGTTTCTATGCCAATGAAATTGCTCGCTGGGCTCAAGTCGGCAAGGGCAGTCTCATGCGGGAGCTGGAGCGTTTGCAAAACTCAGGGATTCTGATGATGACTCGTCAGGGCAATCAAACCCATTACCAGGCCAATGTGCACTGCCCGATCTACGCGGAACTGTTGGGCATCGTTCAGAAAACCATGGGTATAGCCGAGCCCTTGCGCCAAGCCTTGGAGCCGTTTTCCAAGCAGTTGAGCTGGGCATTCGTCTACGGCTCCATCGCCAAAGGCCAGGCGAACGCATCCAGTGACATAGATCTCATGCTGATCGGCGAAGGCCTGCATTACAGTGAAGTGATGGAGCGGCTTATGCCTCTGGAGGAGCAACTGGGCCGTCCTCTTAACCCTACGCTCTACACGCCCCAGGACTGGGCCGCAAAATTTGCGGCGGGCAACAGCTTCGTGGTGCGGGTAGCGCGGCAGGACAAGATCAACTTGCTGGGTGAAGACCCTTTGGAGTCCAAGGATGGGCAAGCAGGAAAGCTTGGAGAACCTGTTACGTAG
- a CDS encoding chemotaxis protein CheW — MHEHRTHHLTGLLLPLADRHLILPNVAVAELIDYQSSAFDMDTPPWFLGWVSWRERQIPLLSFESACGQKTVIGERVRIVILNALGGRPELRFIALLVQGIPRSYKLDTQLSYVDVPLCGLEQAAVQVGEHVAKVPDLLALEELVVAAGLVRA; from the coding sequence ATGCATGAACACCGCACCCACCACCTCACCGGGTTGCTGCTACCCCTGGCTGACCGGCACCTGATTCTGCCCAACGTGGCCGTGGCCGAACTGATCGACTACCAGAGCAGCGCCTTCGATATGGACACCCCGCCATGGTTTCTCGGCTGGGTGAGCTGGCGCGAACGGCAGATCCCGCTGCTGAGCTTCGAATCGGCCTGCGGCCAGAAAACCGTGATCGGCGAACGAGTGCGCATCGTCATCCTCAACGCCCTGGGCGGACGGCCGGAGCTGAGGTTCATTGCCCTGCTGGTGCAAGGCATCCCACGTTCCTACAAGCTCGACACTCAATTGAGCTACGTCGACGTGCCGCTCTGCGGGTTGGAACAGGCGGCGGTGCAAGTGGGGGAACATGTGGCGAAAGTGCCGGATTTGTTGGCGTTGGAGGAGTTGGTGGTGGCTGCGGGATTGGTGAGAGCCTGA